A single Acropora palmata chromosome 5, jaAcrPala1.3, whole genome shotgun sequence DNA region contains:
- the LOC141881572 gene encoding uncharacterized protein LOC141881572 isoform X1 — MTKERVDLKFISIHVRNPRIHLLHGWPVYTDYEILVQTNSTIFAKERSQVRRRFSEFAWLWKQLSRYNSLPLELPSLPTKTKIFGRYSKDFIEKRRVSLQEALASLTRITPVLSDSLFHLFIQSHLDVKEMVEFINGRDQQNLGEVISPQDNSEPRYGGNKERRCTCQSCQSTRDSGFSSSAHPDDADGPTRLFDDVSNWVASQRYYASTLMTGNGWSSGYACQTGKILGRNYYLPSCPECSNERSTTDERRRVTLSHNVASVLPGGKLMVSPTERTSDEEQTGQSSEGSRHYEGDDEAADIDLSEFDIIKEEPFVRVREWLNWPNNLEQHAQDSRDEEENTIRNEPFGDIRMKDYDVISVPCSLKPTHSVHSKSTGCHSEHKEGDEEEEGSEFSFVHSSICGIDWKDRDELSSSCDSLHSAALFLTYDVVEMIELRYNNVV; from the exons tttaTATCTATTCACGTTCGAAATCCTCGCATTCATCTGCTGCACGGATGGCCTGTTTACACCGATTATGAGATTTTAGTCCAA ACAAATAGCACTATCTTTGCAAAAGAAAGATCGCAAGTTAGAAGGCGTTTCTCTGAGTTCGCGTGGTTGTGGAAACAATTGTCAAGATACAATTCACTCCCACT GGAACTACCGTCTTTGCCCACAAAGACGAAGATTTTTGGTCGATATAGCAAGGATTTCATAGAGAAGCGACGAGTCAGTCTGCAAGAAGCCTTAGCGAG CCTTACAAGAATCACGCCGGTTCTCTCGGATTCACTGTTTCATCTGTTCATTCAAAGTCATTTGGATGTGAAAGAAATGGTCGAATTTATAAACGGACGGGACCAACAAAATCTGGGGGAAGTCATCTCTCCACAAGATAACTCTGAGCCGCGGTACGGCGGCAACAAGGAAAGGAGATGCACTTGTCAGTCTTGTCAGTCTACTCGTGACAGTGGCTTCTCCAGTAGCGCTCATCCCGACGATGCCGATGGACCAACGCGATTATTTGATG atgTTTCTAATTGGGTAGCTTCACAGCGTTATTATGCTTCAACCTTGATGACTGGTAATGGATGGAGTTCAGGTTACGCTTGTCAAACGGGCAAAATATTGGGTAGGAACTATTACCTTCCGAGCTGCCCCGAATGCTCAAACGAACGATCGACAACGGATGAGAGAAGGAGAGTAACTCTCTCTCACAATGTGGCATCTGTGTTACCTGGGGGCAAACTAATGGTTTCCCCTACGGAGAGAACTTCTGATGAGGAACAAACTGGCCAGAGTAGCGAAGGTTCGAGACATTATGAAGGTGATGACGAAGCCGCCGATATTGATTTATCAGAGTTTGATATTATAAAAGAGGAACCATTCGTTCGAGTAAGGGAGTGGTTGAACTGGCCAAATAATTTGGAACAACACGCGCAAGACAGTAGGGACGAGGAAGAAAATACTATCAGGAATGAACCTTTTGGGGATATTCGCATGAAAGATTATGACGTAATTAGTGTTCCGTGTTCTCTTAAACCGACGCACAGTGTTCACTCTAAAAGTACTGGTTGCCATAGTGAACACAAAGAAggagacgaagaagaagaaggctCTGAATTTAGTTTTGTTCATTCTTCCATATGTGGAATTGATTGGAAAGATCGCGATGAATTGTCATCTTCTTGTGATTCTCTTCATTCGGCTGCACTCTTTTTAACGTATGATGTTGTGGAAATGATTGAGTTGCGTTACAACAACGTGGTATGA
- the LOC141881572 gene encoding uncharacterized protein LOC141881572 isoform X2, translated as MDCEAELVVELPSLPTKTKIFGRYSKDFIEKRRVSLQEALASLTRITPVLSDSLFHLFIQSHLDVKEMVEFINGRDQQNLGEVISPQDNSEPRYGGNKERRCTCQSCQSTRDSGFSSSAHPDDADGPTRLFDDVSNWVASQRYYASTLMTGNGWSSGYACQTGKILGRNYYLPSCPECSNERSTTDERRRVTLSHNVASVLPGGKLMVSPTERTSDEEQTGQSSEGSRHYEGDDEAADIDLSEFDIIKEEPFVRVREWLNWPNNLEQHAQDSRDEEENTIRNEPFGDIRMKDYDVISVPCSLKPTHSVHSKSTGCHSEHKEGDEEEEGSEFSFVHSSICGIDWKDRDELSSSCDSLHSAALFLTYDVVEMIELRYNNVV; from the exons ATGGACTGTGAAGCGGAACTCGTTGT GGAACTACCGTCTTTGCCCACAAAGACGAAGATTTTTGGTCGATATAGCAAGGATTTCATAGAGAAGCGACGAGTCAGTCTGCAAGAAGCCTTAGCGAG CCTTACAAGAATCACGCCGGTTCTCTCGGATTCACTGTTTCATCTGTTCATTCAAAGTCATTTGGATGTGAAAGAAATGGTCGAATTTATAAACGGACGGGACCAACAAAATCTGGGGGAAGTCATCTCTCCACAAGATAACTCTGAGCCGCGGTACGGCGGCAACAAGGAAAGGAGATGCACTTGTCAGTCTTGTCAGTCTACTCGTGACAGTGGCTTCTCCAGTAGCGCTCATCCCGACGATGCCGATGGACCAACGCGATTATTTGATG atgTTTCTAATTGGGTAGCTTCACAGCGTTATTATGCTTCAACCTTGATGACTGGTAATGGATGGAGTTCAGGTTACGCTTGTCAAACGGGCAAAATATTGGGTAGGAACTATTACCTTCCGAGCTGCCCCGAATGCTCAAACGAACGATCGACAACGGATGAGAGAAGGAGAGTAACTCTCTCTCACAATGTGGCATCTGTGTTACCTGGGGGCAAACTAATGGTTTCCCCTACGGAGAGAACTTCTGATGAGGAACAAACTGGCCAGAGTAGCGAAGGTTCGAGACATTATGAAGGTGATGACGAAGCCGCCGATATTGATTTATCAGAGTTTGATATTATAAAAGAGGAACCATTCGTTCGAGTAAGGGAGTGGTTGAACTGGCCAAATAATTTGGAACAACACGCGCAAGACAGTAGGGACGAGGAAGAAAATACTATCAGGAATGAACCTTTTGGGGATATTCGCATGAAAGATTATGACGTAATTAGTGTTCCGTGTTCTCTTAAACCGACGCACAGTGTTCACTCTAAAAGTACTGGTTGCCATAGTGAACACAAAGAAggagacgaagaagaagaaggctCTGAATTTAGTTTTGTTCATTCTTCCATATGTGGAATTGATTGGAAAGATCGCGATGAATTGTCATCTTCTTGTGATTCTCTTCATTCGGCTGCACTCTTTTTAACGTATGATGTTGTGGAAATGATTGAGTTGCGTTACAACAACGTGGTATGA